The segment CCGACCAAATTAATGCAAACTTGCGCATTAAGATCGATGCTTTATGATCTCTTGCTTTATGCGCATACCAGGTTAAAAACACCGCTGAAATATAAAGCACGGCAACAATACTTAAAACGACGATACTCCACGTTAATGGACTCGTAAACAAAGCCTTATAATTCAACTGTGGATAATTGTTCACCATTTCCACAAAGCCGCCTTCGGAAATAGTGAATACCACTGAAAATGAAGCCGGTATTAATAATCCAGCTAAACCGTAAGCTGTAGCATAGCCTTTATGCCCTGCCATTCCATATGATTCAAACGCATAGTAGGCACCACGAATCGATAAAAGAATTAACGAAATACTGACGGGCACAAGTAAAATCGTGCCATAATAAAAGGCGGTTTGCGGGAAAAAGCCGACCATCCCAACAAAGAAAAATACGAGAAAGACGTTCGTTACTTCCCACACAGGTGATAAATAACGTTTAATGACATCACTTAAAATATCCGAGCGATTCGTTAACACACTATACGCATTATAAAATCCAGCACCAAAGTCAATCGAAGCAATAATAACGTAGCCGAAAAGAAAAGCCCAAAGTACGCAAATTCCAATAAGCTCTAAACTCATACGAAGTCCCTCTCTTTCCTTTTCGCTATTTCATTTTCAATTGGATTGTTTTTAAACATACGTTGCAATGCGAGAATACTACCAATGGCAAGGATAAAATAAAGTAACGAGAATAAAATTAACATGAGGTCAACATATTCACTCGTTGTTGCACCCTGTTCTGTACGCATAATCCCTCGTAATAGCCAAGGTTGTCTTCCTACTTCTGCTAGCCACCACCCAAATTCAATGGCTAGAACTGATAATGGCCCACCTGCGACGACAATCCACCTAAACCATTTCGTTTGAATAAATGTCCAGCCGCGCCATAGTGCAAGTAAATAAATGAGCGAAAGTGCCACCATAAACATGCCGATCATTACCATGCCATCAAATAAATAGTGAATATAATATGGCGGATGTTCGTCTACGGGAAACTGATCAAGTCCGATTACCTCCGCAGTTGGATTATTATGCGCCAAAATACTTAAAGCATATGGAATTTTCAATGCATATTTCACTTCACCATCATCCAGCACACCGAGCAATACAAGCGGTGCATTCGGTGTTGTTTCAAAATGCCATTCTGCTGCTGCCAGCTTTTCTGGTTGGTACTCCGCTAAATATTTGCCTGAAAAGTCACCAACAATAGCTGTTGCTACCGCAAATATAAAGCCTAATTTCATCAGTAAATAAAGTGATTTCTTATGATATTCATGGTTGGAGCCGCGCAATAAACGATATGCTGCAGCGGATGCTAATAAAAACGCACAAGTCATATAAGCAGTCAGCAATACATGCGCTACTTTCGTTGGCATAGCTGGGTTGAACATTGCGACGAGTGGCTGAATATTGATTAATTGTCCATCGACAATATCAAAGCCTTGTGGTGCATTCATAAACGCATTTAACACGGTAATAAAAACCGCAGACATGGATGCCCCGATCGCTACGGGAATGAGTAGCAACATATGCTTTTTTTGATTTTCAAAACGATCCCATGTATATAAATAAATCCCTAAAAAGATTGCCTCAAAAAAGAACGCAAATGTTTCCATGAACAGTGGCAACGCGATTAATTGACCTGCCACTTGCATAAAGTTCGGCCATAATAGCGATAATTGCAGACCGATTACAGTACCTGTCACGACCCCAACAGCAACGGTAATAACAAAACCTCTCGCCCAACGTCTTGCCATTAATATATAGTGTTCATCATTATTTTTAATTCCAATCCATTGGGCAATCATAATCAAAATTGGCACACCGACGCCAATTGTTGCGTAAATAATATGAAATGATAGCGTAACTTCAGTTAAAATACGGCTCCAAAATACAGCAGAATCATTGATCAATTTATTTTCTCCTTTCATGCAATCGAATCAATTTCGCCTTGGCGTAATTGCGTCCAGAGGCACTATCTTCATTACTATACCCATCTCATGACATTTCGAACGCTTAAATTCTCAAAAATCATTTCATCCCATAAATTCATTCAATAGAAAAAAGCTTGTAAAGACATTATGTCCCTACAAGCTTTCATTCATTTATTTGATTTTATCTTCTTCGCGAATTTCGTCAATTGGCACAAATACTTCAATATGACGCTTTAAATTTTGGAAAACCGCCGGAGCATCTCCACCGTACTCGCCATCTAAATTTAAATGTACCTCTTCCTCAGATGTAACTTTGACACGGCTTGCTTTCCGATAAATAACGCGTTCATCATTTAAATGCTCGCCTCGCAGCGCAAGTGATGCAATTCGAATAAAGTCAGCAATATTACATTCCTTTAAAATCATGACCGTAAATAAGCCGTCATTAATCGATGCGTCTGGGGCAATTTTCTCAAACCCTCCCACAGAGTTTGTTAATCCACATAGGAACATCATGACATTGCCGTCATATACTTCGTCGTCCATTTCAATTTTCATATGCGTTGCTTTAATGGAAGGAATCATTTCAATTCCTTTTAAATAGTAAGCTAACTGACCAAGCATTGTTTTCATTTTGCTCGGCACTTCGTAGGTCAGTTCAGTAATACGCCCTCCAGCAGCAATATTAATGAAATAACGTTCATCATTTAATATTCCAACATCAA is part of the Solibacillus sp. FSL K6-1523 genome and harbors:
- a CDS encoding cytochrome ubiquinol oxidase subunit I, with amino-acid sequence MINDSAVFWSRILTEVTLSFHIIYATIGVGVPILIMIAQWIGIKNNDEHYILMARRWARGFVITVAVGVVTGTVIGLQLSLLWPNFMQVAGQLIALPLFMETFAFFFEAIFLGIYLYTWDRFENQKKHMLLLIPVAIGASMSAVFITVLNAFMNAPQGFDIVDGQLINIQPLVAMFNPAMPTKVAHVLLTAYMTCAFLLASAAAYRLLRGSNHEYHKKSLYLLMKLGFIFAVATAIVGDFSGKYLAEYQPEKLAAAEWHFETTPNAPLVLLGVLDDGEVKYALKIPYALSILAHNNPTAEVIGLDQFPVDEHPPYYIHYLFDGMVMIGMFMVALSLIYLLALWRGWTFIQTKWFRWIVVAGGPLSVLAIEFGWWLAEVGRQPWLLRGIMRTEQGATTSEYVDLMLILFSLLYFILAIGSILALQRMFKNNPIENEIAKRKERDFV
- a CDS encoding cytochrome d ubiquinol oxidase subunit II; protein product: MSLELIGICVLWAFLFGYVIIASIDFGAGFYNAYSVLTNRSDILSDVIKRYLSPVWEVTNVFLVFFFVGMVGFFPQTAFYYGTILLVPVSISLILLSIRGAYYAFESYGMAGHKGYATAYGLAGLLIPASFSVVFTISEGGFVEMVNNYPQLNYKALFTSPLTWSIVVLSIVAVLYISAVFLTWYAHKARDHKASILMRKFALIWSAPLAIAAVGIIVEFRGHNSFRFEKMANVWWLFAISAILFFITTWLLWMKRNYGMMVILLFSQFALAFFAYGISHYPYLLYPYLTIHDSFTNKEMAIALIIVFILGAALLIPSLVLLFKLFVFDKAYVRGIHDEHV
- a CDS encoding diacylglycerol kinase, which produces MKRARIIYNPSSGREVFKKHLPEVLEKLEIAGYETSCHATTGAGDATNAAIEAVKREFDIVIAVGGDGTLNEVVSGVSQCENRPKIGLIPMGTTNDFARAVQIPRKIDEAVDIILAGETIPVDVGILNDERYFINIAAGGRITELTYEVPSKMKTMLGQLAYYLKGIEMIPSIKATHMKIEMDDEVYDGNVMMFLCGLTNSVGGFEKIAPDASINDGLFTVMILKECNIADFIRIASLALRGEHLNDERVIYRKASRVKVTSEEEVHLNLDGEYGGDAPAVFQNLKRHIEVFVPIDEIREEDKIK